One genomic segment of Theobroma cacao cultivar B97-61/B2 chromosome 6, Criollo_cocoa_genome_V2, whole genome shotgun sequence includes these proteins:
- the LOC108662444 gene encoding uncharacterized protein LOC108662444, whose amino-acid sequence MFFDGASNDLGHGIGVVLVSPEGGHYPIIAKLNFYCTNNVAEYEACVMGLQAEIERKIHILKVFGDFALVIYQLRGEWETRDSKLVRCHKFISKLIENFDKICFTHLPREENQMADVLVTLAAMFKVGTDVKIQPIMINLRECPAHYFSVEEEVDEKPWYHDIMHYLKFQQYLKQSSENDKKTIRKLAMNFFLDGDILYKRSRDQVLLRCVDSAEAWRIVEEVHEGICGAHASGHMLARQVMRAGYY is encoded by the coding sequence ATGTTTTTCGATGGAGCTTCGAATGACTTGGGGCATGGCATAGGGGTTGTGTTAGTATCACCAGAAGGAGGTCATTATCCCATTATAGCCAAGCTCAATTTCTATTGCACCAATAATGTGGCTGAATATGAAGCTTGTGTCATGGGACTTCAGGCAGAAATTGAGAGGAAAATTCACATTTTGAAAGTATTTGGGGATTttgctttggttatttatcAGTTACGAGGAGAATGGGAGACACGCGACTCGAAGTTAGTCCGATGTCATAAGTTTATTTCAAagttgattgaaaattttgataagattTGCTTCACCCATTTACCCCGAGAGGAGAACCAAATGGCTGATGTATTAGTCACACTAGCAGCAATGTTCAAAGTTGGTACCGATGTTAAGATTCAACCCATCATGATTAATCTTCGAGAGTGCCCTGCACACTACTTCAGTGTAGAGGAAGAAGTAGACGAGAAACCGTGGTACCATGATATTATGCATTATCTCAAGTTTCAGCAATATCTGAAACAAAGCtcagaaaatgataagaaaaccattagaaagttGGCAATGAATTTCTTCTTGGATGGGGACATCttatacaagagaagtagGGATCAAGTGCTTTTGAGATGTGTGGATTCAGCAGAGGCTTGGAGAATAGTTGAGGAAGTTCACGAAGGAATTTGTGGGGCACATGCAAGTGGGCATATGTTGGCAAGACAGGTCATGAGAGCAGGGTATTACTAG
- the LOC18595953 gene encoding golgin candidate 5, producing MAWFSGKVSLGGFPDLAGAVNKLQESVKNIEKNFDTALGFEEKSESSSNEGSGLWSSDRKALFDPVMALMGHKSEETAVESSGKLESSQAPPEVEEKEEAETDRSLHSPDQTTAEEDKSAVQVEKDDEHSEVVESSDNVFPDPGKTEPESEPVSVEPSESTFQNVESSDSPDNEQQKESSGLVPSESADSKEAKLEAAEIDQVEDAMAVPAESSNVVDIHESTDEQKPQTEDALEKGSPVKSEESRDSQASAGGGPDELEFLRSHSITVEETKSAHEFSLPSVVPSDEVQGMVSESVFFENDANTKRVEVDQRTNDSETDAKEEQCLSSATTMSDSADSMHELEKVKMEMKMMESALQGAARQAQAKADEIAKLMNENEQLKVVIEDLKRKSNEAEIESLREEYHQRVATLERKVYALTKERDTLRREQNKKSDAAALLKEKDEIINQVMAEGEELSKKQAAQEAQIRKLRAQIRELEEEKKGLTTKLQVEENKVESIKKDKTATEKLLQETIEKHQAELAGQKEFYTNALNAAKEAEALAEARANSEARTELESRLREAEEREAMLVQTLEELRQTLSRKEQQAVFREDMLRRDVEDLQKRYQASERRCEELITQVPESTRPLLRQIEAMQETTSRRAEAWAAVERSLNSRLQEAEAKAAAAEERERSVNERLSQTLSRINVLEAQISCLRAEQTQLSKSIEKERQRAAENRQEYLAAKEEADTQEGRANQLEEEIRELRRKHKQELHDALVHRELLQQEVEREKAARLDLERTARVHSVAVSEQASISRHNSALENGSLSRKLSTASSMGSMEESYFLQASLDSSDGFAEKRNIGEATLSPLYMKSMTPSAFESALRQKEGELASYMSRLTSMESIRDSLAEELVKMTEQCEKLKAEAATLPGIRAELEALRRRHSAALELMGERDEELEELRADIVDLKEMYREQVNLLVNKIQIMSSSNG from the exons ATGGCTTGGTTTAGCGGGAAGGTGTCCTTAGGGGGCTTTCCCGATCTAGCCGGGGCGGTGAATAAGCTCCAGGAGAGCgtgaagaatattgagaagAATTTTGATACTGCTCTCGGGTTTGAGGAGAAGTCTGAATCCAGCAGCAATgaag GTTCAGGATTGTGGTCTTCGGACAGAAAAGCACTCTTTGATCCAGTTATGGCCTTGATGGGCCATAAAAGTGAGGAAACTGCTGTTGAATCATCAGGAAAACTTGAATCCTCACAGGCTCCACCAGAAgttgaggaaaaagaagaggcTGAAACTGACAGGTCACTGCATTCTCCTGACCAAACCACTGCTGAAGAGGATAAAAGTGCTGTCCAGGTAGAAAAAGATGATGAACATTCTGAGGTTGTGGAGAGTTCAGATAATGTGTTTCCAGACCCTGGTAAAACTGAACCAGAATCAGAACCAGTTTCTGTTGAGCCTTCTGAATCTACCTTTCAGAATGTTGAATCATCAGATTCACCTGACAATGAACAACAGAAAGAAAGCTCAGGATTGGTACCTTCTGAAAGTGCAGACTCCAAGGAAGCCAAATTAGAAGCTGCAGAAATAGACCAAGTTGAGGATGCTATGGCTGTGCCAGCAGAGTCAAGCAATGTTGTAGACATACATGAAAGTACAGATGAACAAAAGCCACAAACAGAAGACGCTTTAGAGAAAGGTTCTCCAGTTAAATCCGAAGAATCAAGAGATAGCCAAGCTAGTGCTGGTGGTGGCCCTGATGAGCTAGAGTTCTTGCGTTCACATTCTATCACGGTTGAGGAGACTAAAAGTGCTCATGAATTTTCGCTGCCCAGTGTGGTTCCTTCAGATGAGGTTCAAGGGATGGTTTCTGAATCtgttttttttgaaaatgatgcaaATACCAAAAGAGTTGAAGTGGATCAGCGGACTAATGATAGTGAGACTGATGCTAAAGAAGAGCAATGCTTGAGCTCTGCAACTACCATGTCTGACTCAGCAGATTCTATGCATGAATTGGAGAAGGTGAAGatggaaatgaaaatgatggaaTCTGCATTGCAAGGTGCTGCAAGGCAAGCTCAG GCAAAAGCTGATGAAATTGCAAAGCTGATGAATGAGAATGAGCAACTTAAAGTTGTAATCGAGGATTTGAAG AGAAAATCCAATGAAGCCGAAATTGAGTCTTTGCGAGAGGAATACCATCAAAGGGTTGCAACTCTTGAAAGAAAG GTTTATGCTCTTACTAAGGAAAGGGATACACTTCGGAGAGAGCAGAATAAAAAAAGTGATGCTGCAGCtcttttgaaggaaaaagatgaaataattaatcaagtgATGGCTGAAG GTGAAGAGCTTTCAAAGAAGCAGGCTGCTCAAGAAGCTCAAATTAGGAAATTAAGGGCTCAG ATTAGAGAGCTCGAAGAGGAGAAGAAAGGCCTAACAACAAAGCTTCAG GTCGAAGAGAACAAAGTAGAGAGCATCAAGAAGGACAAGACAGCTACAGAGAAGTTGCTGCaagaaacaattgaaaaacacCAAGCAGAGCTTGCAGGTCAAAAAGAATTCTATACAAATGCTCTAAATGCAGCAAAGGAGGCTGAAGCACTAGCAGAGGCACGTGCCAACAGTGAAGCCAGAACTGAATTGGAGAGTCGATTAAGAGAGGCTGAAGAACGTGAAGCCATGCTAGTACAGACACTGGAGGAATTAAGGCAAACCTTAAGCAGAAAGGAGCAACAg GCAGTTTTTAGAGAAGACATGCTTCGCAGGGACGTTGAAGATCTTCAAAAGCGTTATCAA GCAAGTGAGCGTCGGTGTGAGGAGTTGATTACTCAAGTTCCAGAGTCTACAAGACCTCTTCTAAGGCAGATTGAAGCCATGCAG GAAACAACTTCCAGAAGAGCAGAAGCTTGGGCTGCTGTGGAGAGATCTCTAAACTCTCGTCTTCAG GAAGCAGAGGCCAAAGCTGCCGCTGCTGAAGAGAGAGAGCGATCTGTGAATGAACGCTTATCTCAAACCTTATCACGAATTAATGTTCTTGAAGCTCAG ATTTCATGTCTTAGAGCGGAACAAACGCAGCTAAGCAAGTCCATTGAGAAAGAGAGACAGAGAGCTGCTGAAAATAGACAGGAATACCTAGCAGCAAAGGAGGAAGCTGATACTCAGGAAGGTCGGGCAAACCAGCTTGAAGAAGAAATTAGAGAACTGAGACGGAAACATAAGCAAGAGttacatgatgcacttgtgcACCGGGAACTTCTACAGCAG GAAGTGGAAAGGGAGAAAGCTGCTCGGTTAGACTTGGAAAGGACAGCGCGGGTACATTCTGTGGCTGTGTCTGAGCAAGCTTCAATATCAAGGCATAATTCTGctttggagaatg GAAGCTTGTCCCGGAAACTCTCTACTGCTAGCAGCATGGGAAGCATGGAGGAAAGCTATTTTCTACAAGCATCTTTGGACTCATCTGATGGTTTCGCTGaaaagagaaatattggagAGGCAACATTAAGTCCACTCTACATGAAGAGCATGACACCTAGTGCTTTTGAGTCTGCCCTTCGTCAAAAGGAGGGTGAACTTGCATCATACATGTCTCGTTTG ACTTCAATGGAGTCTATCCGTGACTCTTTAGCTGAGGAGTTAGTCAAAATGACTGAACAG TGCGAAAAGTTGAAGGCAGAGGCTGCCACGCTGCCTGGAATCCGCGCAGAGCTAGAAGCCTTGAGGCGAAGACACTCTGCTGCTCTGGAACTAATGGGTGAACGTGATGAGGAG CTGGAGGAACTCCGCGCTGATATTGTAGACTTGAAGGAAATGTACAGAGAACAAGTAAACTTGCTTGTGAATAAG ATCCAAATAATGAGTTCTTCGAATGGGTAA